Sequence from the Candidatus Binatia bacterium genome:
TCTGGAGATTTCTATTGACGCCCGCGACAGGTGTGATTAACCTAAGCCAGAGGGTTTAAGAACAATGAGCGAAGCTCAATGGAACCTTGAGGGCCAGGAGAATAAAGAGGCGCAGGTCGAGATTCCCGAGGTGCTGCCGCTGCTCCCGATCCGCGACATCGTCATCTACCCCTACATGATGCTCCCGCTCTTCGTCGGCCGGGAGATGTCGATCCGCGCCGTCGAAGAGTCGCTCTCGCGCCAGCGCCTGATCTTTCTCGTCGCGCAAAAAAATTCGGCGGAAGACACTCCGACGCCCGACGACATCTACAAGGTCGGCACGGTCGCCTCGATCATGCGCATGCTGAAGCTCGCCGACGGCCGGGTGAAGATCCTGGTGCAGGGCCTAGCCAAGGGCGAAATCGAAAGCTACTTGAAGGAGCAGCCTTACTTCGAGACCAAGATCCGCAAAGTCGTGGAGACGGCCATTCAGGACGTTTCGATCGAGGTCGAGGCCTTGATGCGCAACGTCAAGGAAAAGATCGAGCAGATCCTGAACCTCAAGAACCTCCCGCCGGAGATCGTCATGGTCACCGACAACATCAGCGACGCCGGCGTGCTGGCGGACCTGGTGGCGTCGAATCTGCGCCTGAAGATCGAAGAGAGCCAGGGCATCCTCGAAATCTTCGATCCGGTCACGCGCTTGAAAAAGGTGAACGATTTACTCAGCCGCGAGCTTGAGCTCTCGACGGTCCAGGCGCGCATCCAGAACCAGGCCAAAGAAGAGATGAGCAAGACGCAGCGCGATTACTTCCTGCGCGAACAGTTGAAGCAAATTCAGCAGGAGCTCGGCGAAGGCGACGAGCGCGCCGAGGAGATGAAGGATCTCAAGAAGCAAATCGAAAAGGCCAAGATGCCGATCGAGGCCAAGCGCGAGGCGGAGAAGCAGCTCAAGCGGCTGGAGCAGATGCACCCGGAGTCGTCCGAGGCGTCGCTCGTCCGAACCTATCTCGACTGGCTGGTGGACATTCCCTGGAGCAAAAAAACCAAAGACAACTTGAATATCAAAAAAGCCCAGCAAGTTCTGAACGAGGACCACTACGACCTGGAAAAGGTCAAGGAAAGAATCCTCGAATACCTTGCCGTCAACAAGCTCCGGCGAAAGATCAAAGGCCCCATCCTTTGCTTCGTCGGACCGCCCGGCGTCGGCAAAACTTCCCTGGGGAAATCGATCGCCCGCTCTTTGGGGCGGAATTTCGTCCGCATCTCGCTCGGCGGCATCCGCGACGAGGCGGAGATCCGCGGCCACCGGCGCACTTACGTCGGCGCTTTGCCCGGAAGGATCATCCAGGGAATCAAACAGGCCGGCTCCAACAATCCGGTCTTTATTCTCGATGAGATCGACAAGGTCGGCACCGATTTTCGCGGCGACCCGTCGGCGGCGCTGCTGGAAGTGCTCGACCCCGAGCAGAATCATGCCTTCAGCGATCATTACCTGAACCTGGCGTTCGATCTCTCCAACGTTCTCTTCATCTGCACGGCCAATCTGCTCGATCCGATTCCGGCCGCTCTGGCCGATCGCATGGAAGTCATTCAACTGTCCGGCTACACCAGCGAAGAGAAGCTCGAGATCGCCCGCAGGTTCCTCGTCCCGAGACAATTGGAAAACAACGGAATCACGGTAAACTACTTGGAGATCTCGGACGACGCCGTGCTGCGTATCATCGCGCAATACACGAAAGAGGCCGGACTTCGGAACCTGGAGCGCGAGATCGCTTCGATATGCCGCAAGGTGGCGCGCAAAATTGCCGAAGGAAAAAAGGATTTGACGCGCGTTACGCGGGCCAATCTCCACCTCTTTCTCGGCCCGCCGAAGTTCATCCCCGAAGCCGAACAGGAGCAAAACGAGATCGGCGTCGCGACGGGGTTGGCTTGGACCAGCGCGGGCGGAGAAGTCCTTTACGTCGAAGCTTCGCTCTCCAAGGGCCGGGGTAACCTCACTTTGACCGGCCAGCTCGGGGAAGTGATGAAAGAGTCGGCCCACGCCGCCGTAAGTTACGCGCGCTCACATGCCAAGAAACTCGGCATCGAAGAAGATTTCTATCAGAAGCTCGATCTCCACATCCATGTGCCGGCCGGCGCCATTCCCAAAGACGGCCCCTCGGCGGGAATCACCATGGCGACGGCTCTCATCTCCGCGCTCACAAAGCGGCCGGTGAGCCGCTACGTGGCCATGACCGGGGAGATTACGCTCCGGGGAAGGATCCTTCCTATCGGCGGCCTCAAAGAGAAATGCCTGGCGGCGCTTCACGCCGGGATCAAAACCATCATCCTTCCGGAAAGAAACGAGAAAGATCTGGGAGAGATCCCCAAGCAGGTGCGGCGCAAGCTCACGCTGATTACCGCCAAGAACATGTCGGACGTGCTTAAGGCGAGCCTCCTCGACAAAGAGAGCCGGAAGGTCTCCGTGGCTTCAGACAGTCGCGTCAAAGCAGCCAAAAAGCGCCGGCCGAAAAGGAAAGACAAGTCGCTGGACAAGCTTCGCAGAGAACGGACCATTCCCCTTCGCGCCTAGATGAGACTCGATAAACTAGGGGAATTCGGCCTGATCGAAAGAATTCGTAAGGCCGCCCCCAGAGGCCGCGGCGTGCGCGCGGGCATCGGCGACGACGCGGCGTGGCTCGAGTGCCGGGGCCGGACGTTTCTGCTGACGACGGATCTGCTCGTCGAGGACGTTGACTTCAAACTTGAATGGAGCACGCTTTATTCCCTGGGCTACAAGACGCTTGCCGTTAACCTGAGCGATATCGCCGCCATGGGTGGAAGCCCCGCCTACTTAACCCTCTCTTTGGGGATACCGAGTGAGTTCACAGCCGAGGACGTGGACGAGTTTTATCGCGGCGTCAGGTTCCTGGCGCGCCGGAGCGGCGTCTCCTTGGTCGGCGGCGATATCAGCGCGGCGCGGCGCTTTTTCATCAGCGCCTCTTTGATCGGCCGATGTCCGGTAGCGCCGGTGTTGCGCAGCGGCGCCAGGCCCGGCGATGATCTATACGTCACCGGAACTCTCGGAGACTCGACCTTAGGACTGGAACTGCTCAAGAAAAAGAAGCGGCGCGCCGGACGAGGCGCGGCGGCCTACCTGATTCGGCGGCACCAATTTCCTAGGGCGCGGGTCCAAGCGGGCGCCGTGCTCGCGCGCCGGCGCTTGGCGCGGGCGATGATCGACGTGAGCGACGGTCTGCTGCAGGATTTGACTCATCTCTGCAAAGCCAGCGCCGTCGGCGCCGAGATACGGGAGAATTCCCTGCCTCTCTCGGCGGCGTATAAAGCGATGGCCGGACGAAAACGGGCCGTCCACGCGCTGGCGGGAGGAGAAGATTACGAGCTGCTTTTCAGCGCCAGGGCGCGGGACAGGGGCCGGTTGGAAAAAATCAAAAGCCGGCTCTGCGTGCCCATCGCACGGATCGGAAGATGTCTTCCCGCGGGCAAAGGCATCCGAGTGATCGACGGCCAGGGCAAACCCTCCTTTTTCCCTGTAAAAGGTTACGACCACTTTAAAAACCAACACTAATCTTCCTTCATTCCTCTTCGAGCCGTGAATTTGCACGCGAGAAATTTTAGGAAAAGCTAGATGGACGCCGAGCGGATGGTACGTCTCTTAGGAGAAGTGAGACGGGGGAAGGTCTCGATTCGCCGGGCGATCGATCGCCTGCGCCATCTGCCCTTTGAAGACCTGGGATTCGCCAAAGTCGACCATCACCGCTCGCTGAGACAAGGATTTCCCGAAGTGATCATGGGAGAAGGCAAGACCGCGGCCGAGATCGCCGCGATCGCGCGCGCGCTCAAACGGCGCGACGCCAACGTGCTGATCACCCGGCTCTCTCCCGAGAAGATGAGAAGTCTTAAAAAGCAGCTAAGGGGTTTCAGGTACGACGAGGGCGCGCGCGCCGCTACGTGTGTGATAAAAGCGATCCGCAAAACGGGACGCGGCACCGTGTTGGTCATCTCGGCCGGCACCTCGGATATTCCGGTGGCGGATGAGGCGGCGCTGACCTTGGAAATGACGGGCAACCGGGTCGAACGCCTCTACGACGTCGGTGTGGCCGGGCTCCATCGCCTGCTCGATTACCGCGACAAGCTGTTTTCCGCCTCCGTCCTCGTCGTCGTCGCTGGAATGGAGGGCGCGCTGCCGAGCGTCGTGGGCGGGCTCGTCGATAAGCCGGTCATCGCGGTGCCGACGAGCGTCGGCTACGGCGCCAGCTTCAACGGCCTCGCAGCCCTTCTCGGGATGCTCAATTCCTGCGCCGCGGGCGTCACGGTGGTGAACATCGATAACGGTTTTGGAGCGGGCTTTGCAGCCAGCCTGATCAATCGGGTATAAGGGCATTAAACCCGAGGGACTGAGCGACGGTCGAAGGCCCAGTGACTATGAGTGAGGAAAAAAAATATCGGACCATCAAGCGCTCGTCGGATCTGGCGGTCAAGATATTCGGCAAGAGCCAGGCCGAGCTCTTCGCCAACTCGGGCTTCGCCCTGTTCGATCTGTTGACCCACATCGACCGGGTCGAAGCCAGCGAGCAACTGACTCTGGAAGTCGAAGGCGCCGACCGCGACGACTTGATGGTCAACTGGATGCGCGAGCTGCTCTATCTCTATCAGGGGAGCGGCTACCTCCTTAAGGAATTCGTGGTCAAAGAAGTCAAGAACAACTACATCCGCGGCGAGGTAAGTGGGGAGAAATTCGACCCCGACCGGCACGAGATCCAGCGCGAGATCAGCGCCGTCGCTTCGCACCAGAGCCGGATAGAAAAGACCGGCGATCAGTGGACCGCCCAGGTCGTGTTGGAGCTCTAAAGCGATGGCCAGGCCGATCGACAGCGAATACGAAGGCGCCGCTCTGCTCGCCGATCCCATCCATCATTATATACAATTCACCGTTCCTCTAAGAAAAGGCGAGGTGACGGAGAAGCAGATTATCGACTCGCCGTGGGTGCAGCGGCTCCGCTACATCTACCAGCTTCAAAGCGCGCGCTGGGTCTATCCGACGGCGGAGCACAGCCGCTTTCAGCATTCGCTCGGCGCCATGCATCTCGCGGGCGAATTCGCCAAGCATCTTTACCCGTCGCTCAGCCAGGTGCTGGGCGATGAATGCCCCTCGGCGCCGCTCATCGAATCGTACATGCGCATCACCGGCTTGCTGCACGACGTCGGCCACGGCCCCTTCGGCCACTTCTTCGACGACAACTTCTTGGCCGACTTCAAAATCACGCACGAAGACATCGGCCAGGCGATCATCCAGGACCATCTGGGCGAGCTGATTCAGCAAATACGCCGGAGCCCGAGCGGGCCCTTCGCCCCAGGCGAGGAGCTTAAGCCGGAAGAGATTGCGTTTCCGATCAAGAAAAACGGCAAAGAAGACCACAAAAAGCCCAAGTGGGTCCGGCTGCTCCAGCCGCTCACCAGCGGCATCTTCACCTTCGACAATTTGGACTACGTCTCGCGCGACTCCTACATGTGTGGCGTCGCCGTCGGCCCGATCGATCGCGCCCGGCTCATGCACTACACTTTCTTCTCGCCCAAGGGGCTCACGCTGCACAAGGCCGGCAACGCGGCGCTGACGATGTTTTTGAACACGCGGCTTTATCTCTACACCAACGTCTATTACCACCGCACGACGCGCGGCATCGATCTCCACCTGCGCGAGATCTTCCCCGAGACGATGAAGCTCATTTTTCGCGGCAATCCGCTCGACCACATGGAGGATTATCTGCGCTTGACCGACTGGTCGCTGCTCGAAGAGGTGTCCCGCTGGCGGCGCGCGAAAGAGCACGAGGCGCTCGGGCGCGAATGGGGCAGGATCATCGATCGCGACATCAAATGGAAGATGGCCTACGACCGGACGCTATCGCTGAACGAGCTGCGCTATGGGATGGCTTTGATGCAGGACACCGACTGGGAAAAGCGGATCAGGGCCGCGCTGCCGGCGTCGGCCGCGGATCTCGTCTTTCGCGTCGACACGGCGACGCAGGACCCCCGGCCGGAGAACCCATTTGCGATGGGAAAAAAACAGATTCACATCTACGATCCCTCGACCGGAGAAATAACCAAAGAAACTTTATCGGAGCTTTTCGAGTTCATTCCTTCAAAGGTCGTTCAGTACCGAGTCTTCGCCCTCGATCACGAGAACGATCGCCTGCTCGCCGAGGTGGCCGAGGCGGCGCTGAAGGGCGCCGCGCCCGCGGTGACGACGAGCGTGTGATTTGTAGCACGAGTAAGGACGCTGCTCATCGAACCCCTTTCAGAGCTTCGAGACAAGCATCCAACAACTGCACGGGCTCCGATCCATAGACCAGCCGCGCGCGCGTCGCTTTCCGGCAGAAGGCGAGAATTTCTTTGATGTGGTCGGCGATGCCGCCGCTGCCTTCGAGAATGCCGATGACTTTGCCTTCGTCGTAGGCGATGGTGAACTCGTTCAAGGTGCCGGTGGCCCCGCCGAAGATGATCACGATGTCGGACGAGCGGATGTTGACGACGTTGCGGCCTTTGAAACCGAAGCCCGTGTAGAGAATGACCTCCGCGCCGTCCAGAGGTAGGCCGAAGCGCCGATGCTCTTCCATCGTCTCCGCGGGCGAGATGCCGACGGTCAGTCCGCCGTGCTTTCGCGCCGCGCGCGCGACCATGTCCGGCAGGCCGGTGGTCGCGCCGGTCACGAGGACACAGCCGCGATTCGCTACCGCAGCTCCTAATTGTTCCGCCAACCCTTCGAGGCGGGCTCTTTCTCCCTTCGGCAGCTCCCCGGCTGATGCTCCCATGACGCCGATCTTAAGCCTTTGCATTTCTTCCTCCCCGAAGATTGTAAAATACGCCGTATGAGAAGCGATGCCAAACCCGGCGTAACGGTTGATACGGAACAGCGGCCGCGCTCGCCGATCTCGCGCAAAGTGCTCCGCTTTACGGCTTTTAGAGCGTATGCTAGAACCATTTCATATTCGGAGGAATAATCGTGGCTAAAAGCGCGGAGAAAATTACGGCGAACGGGATCGGCGGCGGCAAATCGAGTTACGAGAAATGGGTGGAGGGCGAAGGGATTCCCATCATCAAGACCTTCTTCGTCGAGGACATCCGGACCGTCAAGTTGGAGCCCTGGGACCGGAAGGGCGCCGCCGGCGCGTTCCTCCAGATGGAAGGCGCCGGGCAGGTCAACAACTGCTACATTTGCGAGATTGCGCCGGGGAAAAGCTTAAAGCCGCAGCGGCAGTTGTTCGAGGAATCGATCTACGTCGTCAGCGGCCAGGGCGCCGCCACCGTGTGGAACGACGAGAAGAAAAAACAGACCTTCGAGTGGCAGACCGGCTCGCTCTTCTCGCCGCCGCTCAATACCTGGCACCAGCTCTTCAACGGCAGCGGCAGCGAGCCCGCGCGCTATCTCGCCGTCACCACCGCGCCGACGATGATCAATCTCTTGCACAACCTCGACTTCATCTTCCACAACGACTTCGCCTTCAAAGACCGCTTCGACGGCCGGGAAGAATATTTCAGCGGCAAGGGAACGCTGTACGGCGGAGAGTACGACGGCTTTAGGTTCGCCGGCAACGCCTGGGAAACCAATTTCGTGCCGGACGTGCGGGGCTTTAAGCTGCTCGAATACGACGTCCGCGGCGCCGGCGGGAGAAACATCAAGTTCGAGCTGTCCGAGAACACCACGGCGTGCCACATTTCCGAATTCCCGGTCGGAACTTACAAGAAAGCCCACCGCCACGGCCCCGGCGCCCACGTTATCATCCTCGGCGGAGAAGGCTATTCGCTGATCTGGCCCGAGGGCGAGCCGATCAAAAAATATCCCTGGCACGAGGGCAGCATGGTCGTGCCGCCCGATAGCTGGTGGCACCAGCATTTCAATACTGGAAAAAATCCCGCCCGATATCTCGCGCTCAGGTCGTTCGGCAGCAAGAAATACCGCGGCGCCGGCAAAAAATATAAGGGCACCGTGGACCGTAAGCTCGGCGGCGACCAGATCGAATACGACGACGAGGATCCGATCGTCAGGAAGTGGTTCGAAGAAGCGCTGGCAAAAAACGGACTCGTAAGCCGGATGGCGAGTTTTTACAACAAAAATAAATGAAAGAAGCGATCGTCAAAGCCTTCGAAGACAGCGTCCGGACGAAGAAGGCGTTCCTCAAGGACAACCTCGAGACGCTGCTGGCGGTCATCGAGCTGACCGCCGAGGCGTTTCTTCGCGGCAACAAGCTTTTGCTTTTCGGCAACGGCGGCAGCGCCGCCGACGCGCAGCACATCGCCGCCGAATTCGTCAACCGCTTCCGCATGGACCGCCCGCCGCTGCCCGCGCTCGCGCTCACCACCGATACGTCGGCGATCACCAGCATCGCCAACGACTTCGACTACAAAGAGATCTTCGCCAAGCAGGTAAAGGCGCTGGGCAAAGAAGGGGACGTGGCGCTCGCGATCTCCACCAGCGGCAACGCGGACAACGTGCTGGCGGCGATCGACGCCTGCAAGAAACTCAAGATCGTTACCGTGGGTCTCACCGGCGGCGACGCGGGAAAAATGGCCCGCAAGGTGGATTATCTCCTGTGCGCGTCGGAAGGAAAAAACACCGCGCGCATCCAGGAGACTCATATTCTCGTCGGCCACGTCATCTGCGAGATGGTCGACCTGCGTCTCTTCTCGGCCTGATCTCTTCGAGCGCGCCGGTTTCACCGCGATGCCGAGCGGCGCAAGGAGAGGGCCGCGGACGTCCGATAAGAGAGTCTCGACTCATGGTACTACCCTATCGGCCGTGGTTCGACCAAGCTCACCACTCTGAGCCAGTCGAAGAGCGGCCCGAAAAGTTGCGCGCCGAGGAATCGCATTCGCGGGAATCTCTAAGATCGCAACATGAAGCTCGATGTCCTCATTTTCGGCGGCGGCGCCGCCGGGCTCTGGTGCCTGGAGCGCTTCCGCGGCGCCGGCTACCACACGCTGCTCTTGGAATCGGCCGCGCTCGGCAAAGGCCAGACGATACAGGCGCAGGGCATTATTCACGGCGGCGGCAAGTACGCGCTCCGCGGCGTGCGCGATTTCGCCGCCGTCAGCGCCATGAAGGAGATGCCCGCGCGCTGGCGGCGGAGCCTCGCCGGAAAAATCGAGCCCGACCTACGCGGCGCGCGCGTGCTTGCCGAGCGCTGTCACCTCTGGCTGCCGCGCGGCTCGGTCCTCGCGCGCGTGCAGTCGTGGGGCTTCATGTCCGTGGTCGCGAAGGCGGGACTTTTATCGACGCCTCCGGAGGCGGTTCCGGAATCCGCCTGGCCCGAGGCGCTCCGCGGCTCGGCGCTCGCCGTCTATGCGTTGGCCGAGCCGGTGGTCGCCACCGGTTCGCTGCTCCAGTCACTGGCTTCGCGCCAGCAAAACTATATCCGCGCCTATGCCGGCGCCATAAGCTTTTCCGGTGGAGAAGTCCGGCTTTCCGATGCGGTTTTCAAGCCCCGTTACATCGTGCTCGCCGCGGGAGAAGGGAACGCCGATCTCCTGCGCCAAGCGGGAGTCGACGGCCGGCCCATTATGCAGCGCCGTCCGTTGACTATGATACTTTTGAGAGGAGCTTTGCCGCCGCTCTTCGGCCATTGCATCGTCGGCGGCAAGACCCAGCTCACGGTCACGACGCCCGGCGAGGGCCTGTGGCAAATCGGCGGAGAAGTCGCCGAGCGGCTGGCGCACGAACCGGACGATAACCTGGTGCGAATGAAAGCGCTGAGCG
This genomic interval carries:
- the lon gene encoding endopeptidase La; translated protein: MSEAQWNLEGQENKEAQVEIPEVLPLLPIRDIVIYPYMMLPLFVGREMSIRAVEESLSRQRLIFLVAQKNSAEDTPTPDDIYKVGTVASIMRMLKLADGRVKILVQGLAKGEIESYLKEQPYFETKIRKVVETAIQDVSIEVEALMRNVKEKIEQILNLKNLPPEIVMVTDNISDAGVLADLVASNLRLKIEESQGILEIFDPVTRLKKVNDLLSRELELSTVQARIQNQAKEEMSKTQRDYFLREQLKQIQQELGEGDERAEEMKDLKKQIEKAKMPIEAKREAEKQLKRLEQMHPESSEASLVRTYLDWLVDIPWSKKTKDNLNIKKAQQVLNEDHYDLEKVKERILEYLAVNKLRRKIKGPILCFVGPPGVGKTSLGKSIARSLGRNFVRISLGGIRDEAEIRGHRRTYVGALPGRIIQGIKQAGSNNPVFILDEIDKVGTDFRGDPSAALLEVLDPEQNHAFSDHYLNLAFDLSNVLFICTANLLDPIPAALADRMEVIQLSGYTSEEKLEIARRFLVPRQLENNGITVNYLEISDDAVLRIIAQYTKEAGLRNLEREIASICRKVARKIAEGKKDLTRVTRANLHLFLGPPKFIPEAEQEQNEIGVATGLAWTSAGGEVLYVEASLSKGRGNLTLTGQLGEVMKESAHAAVSYARSHAKKLGIEEDFYQKLDLHIHVPAGAIPKDGPSAGITMATALISALTKRPVSRYVAMTGEITLRGRILPIGGLKEKCLAALHAGIKTIILPERNEKDLGEIPKQVRRKLTLITAKNMSDVLKASLLDKESRKVSVASDSRVKAAKKRRPKRKDKSLDKLRRERTIPLRA
- the thiL gene encoding thiamine-phosphate kinase, whose translation is MRLDKLGEFGLIERIRKAAPRGRGVRAGIGDDAAWLECRGRTFLLTTDLLVEDVDFKLEWSTLYSLGYKTLAVNLSDIAAMGGSPAYLTLSLGIPSEFTAEDVDEFYRGVRFLARRSGVSLVGGDISAARRFFISASLIGRCPVAPVLRSGARPGDDLYVTGTLGDSTLGLELLKKKKRRAGRGAAAYLIRRHQFPRARVQAGAVLARRRLARAMIDVSDGLLQDLTHLCKASAVGAEIRENSLPLSAAYKAMAGRKRAVHALAGGEDYELLFSARARDRGRLEKIKSRLCVPIARIGRCLPAGKGIRVIDGQGKPSFFPVKGYDHFKNQH
- the larB gene encoding nickel pincer cofactor biosynthesis protein LarB, with amino-acid sequence MDAERMVRLLGEVRRGKVSIRRAIDRLRHLPFEDLGFAKVDHHRSLRQGFPEVIMGEGKTAAEIAAIARALKRRDANVLITRLSPEKMRSLKKQLRGFRYDEGARAATCVIKAIRKTGRGTVLVISAGTSDIPVADEAALTLEMTGNRVERLYDVGVAGLHRLLDYRDKLFSASVLVVVAGMEGALPSVVGGLVDKPVIAVPTSVGYGASFNGLAALLGMLNSCAAGVTVVNIDNGFGAGFAASLINRV
- a CDS encoding archease, which gives rise to MSEEKKYRTIKRSSDLAVKIFGKSQAELFANSGFALFDLLTHIDRVEASEQLTLEVEGADRDDLMVNWMRELLYLYQGSGYLLKEFVVKEVKNNYIRGEVSGEKFDPDRHEIQREISAVASHQSRIEKTGDQWTAQVVLEL
- a CDS encoding HD domain-containing protein; protein product: MARPIDSEYEGAALLADPIHHYIQFTVPLRKGEVTEKQIIDSPWVQRLRYIYQLQSARWVYPTAEHSRFQHSLGAMHLAGEFAKHLYPSLSQVLGDECPSAPLIESYMRITGLLHDVGHGPFGHFFDDNFLADFKITHEDIGQAIIQDHLGELIQQIRRSPSGPFAPGEELKPEEIAFPIKKNGKEDHKKPKWVRLLQPLTSGIFTFDNLDYVSRDSYMCGVAVGPIDRARLMHYTFFSPKGLTLHKAGNAALTMFLNTRLYLYTNVYYHRTTRGIDLHLREIFPETMKLIFRGNPLDHMEDYLRLTDWSLLEEVSRWRRAKEHEALGREWGRIIDRDIKWKMAYDRTLSLNELRYGMALMQDTDWEKRIRAALPASAADLVFRVDTATQDPRPENPFAMGKKQIHIYDPSTGEITKETLSELFEFIPSKVVQYRVFALDHENDRLLAEVAEAALKGAAPAVTTSV
- a CDS encoding ethanolamine ammonia lyase-activating protein, coding for MAKSAEKITANGIGGGKSSYEKWVEGEGIPIIKTFFVEDIRTVKLEPWDRKGAAGAFLQMEGAGQVNNCYICEIAPGKSLKPQRQLFEESIYVVSGQGAATVWNDEKKKQTFEWQTGSLFSPPLNTWHQLFNGSGSEPARYLAVTTAPTMINLLHNLDFIFHNDFAFKDRFDGREEYFSGKGTLYGGEYDGFRFAGNAWETNFVPDVRGFKLLEYDVRGAGGRNIKFELSENTTACHISEFPVGTYKKAHRHGPGAHVIILGGEGYSLIWPEGEPIKKYPWHEGSMVVPPDSWWHQHFNTGKNPARYLALRSFGSKKYRGAGKKYKGTVDRKLGGDQIEYDDEDPIVRKWFEEALAKNGLVSRMASFYNKNK
- a CDS encoding D-sedoheptulose 7-phosphate isomerase, with amino-acid sequence MKEAIVKAFEDSVRTKKAFLKDNLETLLAVIELTAEAFLRGNKLLLFGNGGSAADAQHIAAEFVNRFRMDRPPLPALALTTDTSAITSIANDFDYKEIFAKQVKALGKEGDVALAISTSGNADNVLAAIDACKKLKIVTVGLTGGDAGKMARKVDYLLCASEGKNTARIQETHILVGHVICEMVDLRLFSA
- a CDS encoding FAD-dependent oxidoreductase produces the protein MKLDVLIFGGGAAGLWCLERFRGAGYHTLLLESAALGKGQTIQAQGIIHGGGKYALRGVRDFAAVSAMKEMPARWRRSLAGKIEPDLRGARVLAERCHLWLPRGSVLARVQSWGFMSVVAKAGLLSTPPEAVPESAWPEALRGSALAVYALAEPVVATGSLLQSLASRQQNYIRAYAGAISFSGGEVRLSDAVFKPRYIVLAAGEGNADLLRQAGVDGRPIMQRRPLTMILLRGALPPLFGHCIVGGKTQLTVTTPGEGLWQIGGEVAERLAHEPDDNLVRMKALSEIRRRLPGLDLAGAEIASYRAVRAEARTADKRRPSGVHVGRVAPRIIVAWPTKLSLAPVLAEEVFAMATEELKQPGGYNEDGLPPWPTPAVARYPWEEAEWFPVR